The Desulfuromonas versatilis genome has a segment encoding these proteins:
- a CDS encoding McrB family protein: MIEKLKAIFREQLPDFVDFQQPGKTYLDNEYSYKVALSTMAHEMLDEWVNGAVDGLSTESFRELLGRLLRGKLPGVDIIQNLAGWRDNATFFDEILSDEAQTRQFMVHLHSLLRDAAAGSEVSDSLGRMHDWLNARDCPPNLTKVFPSFFLFVWNPKEHFFIKPRVFDQFLRNIGEKPLGTGYRLTSAEYQRVLQIMNRLRDQLTDWHPRDMIDIHSFFWVVQHWADMKLKDEKVEAGPVEDAAIEVDQPTKMDRVSMQLNLILYGPPGTGKTYELEKEFFPKFFVEVSSQGVRRCEFVTFHQSYAYEEFVEGIKPVVDSQGEGGLTYQVQDGIFKQMVAKAVSDPHHSYALFIDEINRANISKVFGELITLLESDKRMRWNEETQAWEGGIRIRLPYTHTQSPGAPLFGVPDNLHLVGTMNTADRSIALLDTALRRRFEFRELMPRPDLLSKQSVTAPGGSSSIDLDKLLEAMNDRIEFLYDRDHQIGHAYFMGVENYQQLEQVFLNRIIPLLQEYFYNDWEKVQMILADLDDSLDVDGRPKAKDNAIISYRMPKVHTLLGHTDAMAQRRLYEIPVQIEPESIIKIYDGF, encoded by the coding sequence ATGATTGAAAAGTTGAAGGCGATTTTCAGGGAGCAGCTTCCTGATTTTGTTGATTTCCAACAACCGGGTAAGACTTATCTTGATAACGAATACAGCTACAAGGTTGCCCTTTCGACCATGGCCCATGAAATGCTTGACGAATGGGTTAACGGCGCGGTCGACGGGCTGTCCACGGAAAGTTTCCGCGAGCTATTAGGTCGGCTCCTGCGAGGAAAGCTCCCGGGGGTGGACATCATTCAGAACCTTGCCGGCTGGCGTGACAATGCAACTTTTTTCGATGAAATTCTTAGCGATGAGGCCCAGACACGGCAGTTCATGGTTCATCTCCATTCCCTCCTGCGGGACGCGGCTGCTGGTTCCGAGGTCAGTGATAGTCTGGGTCGGATGCATGACTGGCTCAATGCACGCGACTGCCCGCCCAACTTGACCAAAGTCTTTCCATCCTTTTTTCTCTTTGTCTGGAACCCCAAGGAACATTTTTTTATCAAGCCGAGAGTTTTCGACCAATTCTTACGAAATATTGGCGAAAAACCCCTGGGTACCGGTTACCGCCTGACTTCGGCGGAGTACCAACGGGTTTTGCAGATAATGAACCGTCTCCGGGATCAACTGACTGATTGGCATCCCCGGGACATGATTGATATCCACAGTTTCTTCTGGGTAGTGCAGCACTGGGCGGATATGAAACTGAAGGATGAAAAAGTTGAGGCAGGGCCTGTGGAGGATGCTGCCATCGAGGTCGATCAGCCGACGAAAATGGATCGCGTCAGCATGCAGCTAAACCTGATTCTGTACGGCCCGCCGGGGACAGGGAAGACCTACGAACTGGAAAAGGAATTTTTTCCAAAATTTTTCGTCGAGGTTAGCTCCCAAGGGGTTCGTCGCTGCGAGTTCGTCACCTTTCACCAAAGTTATGCCTATGAGGAGTTTGTCGAAGGGATCAAACCGGTTGTCGATTCCCAAGGCGAGGGTGGCCTGACCTACCAGGTGCAAGACGGTATTTTCAAGCAGATGGTGGCCAAAGCGGTCAGTGATCCTCATCACAGCTACGCGCTGTTTATCGACGAAATCAACCGTGCCAACATCTCGAAGGTGTTCGGTGAGCTAATCACCCTCCTTGAGTCCGACAAGCGGATGCGCTGGAACGAAGAGACGCAGGCATGGGAGGGCGGCATTCGCATCCGTTTGCCCTATACCCATACCCAATCGCCTGGGGCACCTTTGTTCGGCGTCCCGGACAACTTGCACCTTGTCGGCACCATGAACACAGCCGACAGGAGTATTGCCCTGCTCGATACGGCTCTGCGGCGTCGTTTCGAATTTCGGGAATTGATGCCCCGACCAGACCTCCTAAGTAAGCAGAGCGTGACGGCGCCCGGTGGTTCTAGCAGCATCGACTTGGATAAACTTTTGGAAGCGATGAACGACCGTATCGAGTTCCTTTACGACCGGGATCACCAAATCGGCCATGCGTATTTCATGGGGGTCGAAAATTATCAGCAGCTCGAACAGGTTTTTTTGAATCGCATCATCCCGCTGTTACAGGAGTATTTCTACAACGACTGGGAAAAGGTGCAGATGATCCTGGCCGACCTGGACGATTCCCTCGATGTCGACGGTCGACCCAAGGCCAAAGACAACGCCATCATCAGCTACCGGATGCCCAAGGTTCACACCCTCCTTGGCCATACGGACGCCATGGCACAGCGTCGGCTTTACGAGATCCCGGTACAGATAGAGCCCGAGTCCATAATCAAGATCTATGATGGCTTCTGA
- a CDS encoding McrC family protein yields MPAFEHTLQLKEFERVSVGPQWDSRTRTVGAGEVAAIERFQAKSGRELIKLGYRSIQGTNWVGTLGVGQRCLEVIPKIDDPAGPLDARRTRENLLWMVSRAGMVPIEPADIARLADPQRPLLAAFLDLYVDHLAREWQRGPIKAYISEEENRTYLRGKLLFPQQQRHNLIQKQRFFTTADEFTMDNPLSRLLKAGLRCCAGQRLSDTVARKARGLLMEFAEVADWEFSSQEADQLQVSRQHSRYELLVNLARLILRSTSPETGGDGRQVYSLMFDMNEVFEKFVAAEMKTALAGTKFAVVSQVAGQSLLTQNGKPRFNLRPDIGVYRGGELVCLVDTKWKRLDMNKSHAGVSQADIYQMYAYGKEYGSALTVLLYPRWGSLPESIAGYVHNYSALADHQKGIEIRTLDVGSLLSLPAHRMEFAASLFRLIPDVAPRSR; encoded by the coding sequence ATGCCGGCCTTTGAGCATACCCTCCAGCTTAAAGAGTTCGAGCGCGTTTCCGTTGGCCCGCAATGGGACAGCCGTACCCGCACCGTCGGGGCAGGGGAGGTGGCGGCCATCGAGCGCTTTCAGGCCAAATCGGGGAGGGAGCTGATCAAGCTCGGCTACCGGAGCATCCAAGGCACGAACTGGGTTGGAACCCTGGGTGTTGGCCAGCGCTGCCTGGAGGTGATCCCGAAAATTGACGACCCTGCCGGCCCCCTCGATGCCCGCCGCACCAGGGAAAACCTGCTTTGGATGGTGTCCCGGGCTGGGATGGTGCCGATCGAGCCCGCGGATATCGCCCGGCTTGCCGACCCCCAGCGGCCTTTGCTGGCGGCCTTTCTGGACCTGTATGTCGACCACCTGGCCCGCGAGTGGCAGCGAGGCCCTATCAAGGCATATATCTCCGAGGAGGAAAACCGAACCTACCTGCGTGGAAAACTCCTTTTCCCCCAGCAGCAGCGGCACAACCTGATCCAGAAGCAACGCTTTTTCACCACCGCGGATGAGTTCACCATGGACAACCCGCTCTCCCGCCTGCTCAAGGCCGGTCTGCGCTGCTGCGCCGGGCAGCGGCTGAGCGATACCGTGGCACGGAAGGCCAGAGGTCTGCTGATGGAGTTCGCCGAGGTGGCAGACTGGGAGTTTTCGAGCCAGGAAGCCGACCAGCTCCAGGTCAGTCGCCAGCATTCGCGCTATGAGTTGCTGGTCAATCTGGCGCGGTTGATTTTGCGGAGCACTTCACCCGAAACTGGTGGTGACGGCCGGCAGGTCTACTCGCTGATGTTCGACATGAACGAGGTATTCGAGAAATTCGTTGCCGCCGAAATGAAAACCGCTCTGGCAGGGACCAAGTTTGCGGTGGTTTCGCAAGTCGCTGGGCAAAGTCTGTTAACCCAGAATGGAAAGCCTCGCTTCAACCTGCGACCGGATATCGGTGTTTATCGGGGGGGCGAGCTCGTTTGCCTGGTCGACACCAAATGGAAGCGCCTGGACATGAACAAGTCTCACGCAGGCGTCAGCCAAGCGGATATCTATCAGATGTATGCCTACGGCAAGGAATACGGATCTGCTTTGACGGTCCTTCTCTATCCGCGGTGGGGGAGCTTGCCCGAGAGCATTGCAGGGTACGTGCACAATTATAGCGCGTTGGCCGATCACCAGAAGGGGATCGAAATCAGGACGCTTGATGTTGGAAGCCTTCTTTCGCTCCCTGCACATCGCATGGAATTTGCGGCGTCGCTTTTCAGGTTGATTCCTGATGTTGCTCCAAGGTCCCGGTGA
- a CDS encoding type IV toxin-antitoxin system AbiEi family antitoxin, with product MLASNFISGLVAKGQYTFTGEDADKVLGPNPVATRAALRRLSKKGEIAMPYRGFWVIVPPEYQGFGCLPPEQFIPQLMNHLQEPYYAGLLSAAVYHGAAHHRPQVFQVVVGKNRPSIECGKVRVNFIARKNVAEIPTANFKTPRGLLRLSSPEATAFDLVGYPEHSVGLDNVATILGELAEKLDGKKLVEAAKYSPVAWAQRLGYLLDLVGEGEKADDLALHVARERPVSTPLERSRPFKGAPKDARWSVMINTQVEAEF from the coding sequence ATGTTAGCATCTAATTTCATTTCGGGCTTAGTGGCAAAAGGGCAGTACACCTTCACCGGCGAAGACGCTGACAAAGTCCTTGGTCCCAATCCCGTCGCAACTCGGGCAGCTCTTAGGAGGCTGAGCAAAAAGGGGGAAATCGCCATGCCCTATAGGGGATTCTGGGTGATCGTGCCCCCGGAATACCAGGGTTTTGGCTGCCTGCCTCCTGAGCAGTTCATTCCCCAACTCATGAACCACTTGCAAGAGCCGTATTACGCGGGTCTTTTGAGTGCGGCCGTGTATCACGGCGCCGCGCATCACCGGCCCCAGGTTTTTCAGGTGGTGGTGGGAAAAAACCGTCCCAGCATCGAATGCGGGAAGGTCAGGGTGAATTTCATCGCACGGAAGAATGTAGCAGAGATCCCCACCGCCAATTTCAAAACTCCCCGCGGACTTCTTAGACTATCCTCTCCTGAAGCGACCGCTTTTGATCTGGTTGGCTATCCAGAACACTCGGTTGGGCTGGATAATGTGGCCACCATCCTGGGAGAACTTGCCGAAAAACTGGACGGGAAAAAGCTTGTGGAGGCAGCAAAGTACTCACCGGTCGCCTGGGCGCAGCGCCTGGGTTATCTGCTCGACCTTGTCGGTGAAGGGGAAAAGGCGGACGACCTGGCCCTTCATGTAGCTAGGGAAAGACCCGTGTCGACCCCTCTTGAACGGTCCAGGCCCTTCAAGGGCGCGCCCAAAGATGCGCGATGGTCCGTGATGATCAACACCCAGGTAGAGGCCGAGTTTTGA
- a CDS encoding nucleotidyl transferase AbiEii/AbiGii toxin family protein — MISQDFITEWRDKAPWLQLSQVEQDLVICRALVAIFNHPVLKETLAFRGGTAMFKLHMPAARYSEDIDLVQVEAGGIGPLMDGIREALTPWLGAPKWKQSQGRVTFRYRFESEEGLPMSLKVEINSREHFSVFGFRKYPFAVDSRWFSGAAEILTYDLEELLGTKLRALYQRKKGRDLFDLWHAFNGGGSSPDAARIIVAFLKYMDDGGYQITRAQFEQNLLEKRDDPQFAGDIRPLLTADAEWDFNTAFDFVMDTLISKLPG, encoded by the coding sequence TTGATCTCTCAGGACTTTATTACCGAATGGCGTGACAAGGCGCCATGGCTGCAGTTGTCCCAAGTCGAACAGGATCTGGTCATCTGCCGCGCCCTGGTGGCGATCTTCAACCATCCGGTGCTGAAGGAAACACTCGCGTTTCGCGGCGGTACGGCGATGTTCAAGCTGCACATGCCGGCGGCCCGCTATTCGGAGGACATCGACCTGGTTCAGGTTGAGGCCGGGGGTATCGGTCCGTTGATGGATGGCATCCGGGAAGCCTTGACCCCCTGGCTTGGTGCGCCGAAATGGAAGCAGTCCCAGGGACGGGTCACGTTTCGCTACCGCTTCGAGTCCGAAGAGGGCTTGCCGATGAGTCTCAAGGTGGAGATCAACTCTCGAGAACATTTTTCCGTCTTCGGGTTTCGAAAATATCCTTTCGCGGTCGACTCGCGCTGGTTCTCGGGGGCGGCGGAGATCTTGACCTATGACCTTGAGGAACTGTTGGGGACCAAACTGCGGGCTCTGTACCAGCGCAAGAAGGGGCGCGATCTGTTCGACCTGTGGCACGCTTTTAACGGCGGCGGAAGCTCGCCGGATGCTGCCCGAATCATCGTAGCTTTTCTGAAATACATGGATGATGGTGGCTACCAGATAACCCGGGCGCAATTCGAACAAAACCTGCTGGAGAAGCGGGACGACCCCCAATTCGCTGGGGATATCCGGCCGCTCCTGACTGCTGATGCGGAGTGGGATTTCAATACGGCCTTTGATTTTGTCATGGACACCCTGATTTCCAAGCTGCCGGGCTAA
- a CDS encoding Smr/MutS family protein — protein MTRHDENSDFSIAQLRGRTTPTYLAECRKREILDVRIIHGKGTGTLQRTVHAILGRFPEVVSFRLAGEDAGGWGATLVRLRK, from the coding sequence ATGACCCGACATGACGAAAATTCAGACTTTTCAATTGCTCAATTGCGGGGTCGGACCACGCCAACTTACCTGGCCGAATGCCGCAAGCGCGAGATTCTTGACGTGCGGATTATTCACGGTAAGGGGACCGGGACTCTGCAACGGACCGTACATGCCATTCTCGGCCGGTTTCCGGAGGTTGTGTCCTTTCGTTTGGCAGGAGAAGATGCTGGCGGATGGGGGGCTACGTTGGTCCGTTTGCGAAAATGA
- a CDS encoding DUF5131 family protein, with protein MADHSKIEWTEATWNPVTGCTKISDGCANCYAERLAKRLRAMGNAKYSDGFKVTLHPGSLETPLAWRQPRMVFVNSMGDLFHHEVPLDLIQGVFNTIKKSPQHTYQILTKRASRLAQLAPILQWPDNLWMGVTVENGKYLDRVNDLATVPAKVRFISCEPLLGPLKGLNLNAIDWVIAGGESGPGARPLNPDWVRALRNICMEQSVPFFFKQWGGVNKKKTGRILDGVEWAEYPKAVNDD; from the coding sequence GTGGCAGATCACTCAAAAATCGAATGGACCGAGGCTACATGGAACCCGGTGACCGGATGCACTAAAATTAGCGACGGTTGCGCGAATTGTTATGCTGAGCGACTCGCCAAGCGGCTAAGGGCCATGGGTAACGCCAAATACTCCGACGGTTTCAAGGTCACTTTACATCCCGGCTCCCTTGAGACCCCTTTGGCCTGGCGTCAGCCCCGCATGGTGTTTGTCAATTCTATGGGGGATCTTTTTCATCACGAGGTCCCTCTGGACCTCATCCAAGGAGTATTCAATACCATCAAAAAATCCCCGCAACATACCTACCAAATTCTGACAAAACGTGCTAGCAGACTGGCGCAGTTGGCCCCGATTCTTCAATGGCCAGACAACCTCTGGATGGGCGTTACTGTGGAGAACGGCAAGTATCTTGATAGAGTTAATGACTTGGCTACTGTTCCAGCGAAAGTCCGCTTTATTTCCTGCGAACCCCTACTAGGACCTCTCAAGGGGCTAAACCTAAATGCGATCGACTGGGTAATCGCCGGTGGAGAATCGGGGCCTGGTGCACGGCCCCTAAACCCTGATTGGGTTAGAGCACTGCGAAATATCTGCATGGAGCAAAGTGTTCCGTTTTTCTTTAAACAATGGGGAGGGGTCAACAAGAAGAAAACGGGCCGCATCCTCGATGGTGTTGAGTGGGCTGAATATCCAAAAGCTGTCAATGATGACTAG
- the tcmP gene encoding three-Cys-motif partner protein TcmP: MSRVEIDFRETPNPDCMRCNQGTRKARCTNGLCNRISSTLDGAPLRCVGNWGQDKTRFLLQYLTIFANGMKKKFKGNLHYTEICSGPGRLIDFEAAREFDGTSIAFLNHPHAKHLTDATFIDIDSNALEVLQSRVEFLGLMGPKVYVRPGDYTSTESIDAATSHLNGRGLHLLFIDPTDMSLPFSTVEHIVRRLGSVDLLINVAFGTDFVRNARRALEGDPSREKYERFIGSSGFFERPDVHKILLSSRMENELKSALQAELQLNLGALGYKFFDYQPVRHYYNLLFASKHQLGMKFWRESLKYAPNSQLGLGF; this comes from the coding sequence ATGTCACGAGTTGAGATAGACTTCAGGGAGACGCCCAACCCCGACTGCATGCGTTGCAATCAGGGGACTAGGAAGGCTCGTTGCACCAACGGTTTATGCAACAGGATAAGCTCGACTCTGGACGGGGCCCCCCTGCGGTGCGTTGGGAACTGGGGGCAGGACAAGACTCGTTTTCTGCTCCAGTACCTAACGATATTCGCAAACGGGATGAAAAAAAAATTTAAGGGAAACCTACACTACACCGAGATTTGCTCTGGCCCTGGACGGTTGATTGATTTTGAGGCAGCTCGAGAGTTCGACGGCACATCCATCGCCTTCTTAAACCACCCCCACGCAAAACACCTAACTGACGCCACCTTCATTGACATCGACAGCAACGCCCTTGAGGTCCTTCAATCCCGGGTAGAATTTCTGGGTCTAATGGGTCCAAAAGTCTATGTTCGCCCAGGAGATTACACGTCCACCGAATCAATCGATGCGGCGACCAGCCATCTAAATGGCAGGGGCCTCCACCTTTTATTTATCGACCCAACCGACATGAGCTTACCCTTCTCCACGGTCGAACACATCGTTAGGCGGCTTGGTAGTGTCGACCTGCTTATCAACGTGGCTTTTGGAACCGACTTTGTTCGTAACGCCAGACGAGCACTAGAAGGTGACCCCTCTCGGGAAAAATACGAGCGTTTTATTGGGAGCTCGGGCTTCTTTGAGCGCCCGGATGTTCATAAGATATTGCTCTCATCCCGGATGGAAAACGAACTCAAGTCCGCACTTCAGGCAGAGTTGCAGCTTAACCTCGGAGCCCTAGGGTACAAATTCTTTGACTACCAACCGGTCCGGCACTACTATAATTTGCTGTTCGCCTCCAAGCACCAACTGGGCATGAAATTCTGGCGGGAATCCCTCAAGTACGCCCCAAACAGTCAATTAGGATTGGGTTTCTAA
- a CDS encoding recombinase family protein: MSLLAHSGRGSCLDQIGGWHGETIGYARVSTVGQRLETQLEQLALVGAERIFQEKASGFKTDRPQLAAFLDYVREGDTDVGTNLDRIARSTKDLLEIVDALHCKGVAFQVLSIDLDTSTPTGGLMLTMLGTIVTFEREMMLERQAEGIAPAKRAGKYGGRKPTARAKALQVRELAS; this comes from the coding sequence GTGAGTCTATTGGCACATTCTGGTAGGGGTTCCTGTCTCGATCAGATAGGAGGGTGGCATGGGGAAACAATCGGGTACGCCAGGGTTTCGACAGTGGGCCAGAGGCTTGAAACCCAGCTGGAGCAACTTGCTTTGGTTGGCGCTGAACGGATCTTTCAGGAGAAGGCCAGTGGGTTTAAAACTGACCGGCCGCAACTTGCAGCTTTCCTGGATTACGTAAGAGAGGGTGACACCGATGTGGGCACGAACCTCGACCGTATCGCCCGCAGCACAAAAGACCTTCTGGAAATCGTGGATGCACTGCATTGCAAGGGGGTAGCCTTTCAGGTCCTGAGCATCGACCTGGACACCTCCACTCCCACCGGCGGGCTCATGCTGACCATGTTAGGCACAATAGTTACCTTTGAGCGGGAGATGATGCTGGAGCGACAGGCTGAAGGGATTGCACCGGCAAAGCGAGCAGGTAAATACGGCGGCCGAAAACCTACCGCCAGGGCAAAGGCCCTTCAGGTACGGGAACTCGCTAGCTAG
- a CDS encoding site-specific integrase: MPAIHLMERAGVYYFRRVLPSDVRPYFPAKEIWRSLRTRDRKAAIPRVERLNSETERVITLIRSRALNRAEIHRVVKTYLERTLDGLEHHRESGSTLHDLAQGSPLDVWTWNEDLIPLAGGFPDAHGGSVPRAGREQLVSHYKQKVEALEAQLAGRHIDLFLEEQANALIAITKADIPTYSSNDHEGFANHSPMPQEFRVLCFELLKAKISTYRIEIERLMGNYDNAYDRATERLLAPPTDTTPSVPPAPPADTSPSVPPAPAEATPGPTLTEVIDMYMAEIREKGLEEVTYGEYEDACRLLVRIIGEKPAAELTRDDIRTYRDTIRKLPAHMNKRPETKGKSIEAVLEVAQKKRLKPISDAAVKKKLGQVKGLVKWASGDGVRLIPHNVGDGVNLPKTTKGPVREQKKPYTQKDIQGLVDGLVAEREKGTFEQHPERYWVPLIGIFSGMRLEEICQLHTADVREVEGVWCFDVDWLDESGKVAKRLKTGNAKRLVPVHSTLIGLGLLEYLDHIKRAGHPRLWMKLTKTARGKYQRNIKDWYNGADNRPGFENLYIDDDPKKSFHSTRHSFANALKQAGADMLVAGEVLGHKLEGLTFDRYADPYRVAIKKAVVELAQYGVEFVPRLGCWNDWP; the protein is encoded by the coding sequence ATGCCCGCGATACACCTCATGGAGCGCGCCGGAGTCTACTACTTCAGGCGCGTTCTGCCATCTGACGTACGTCCTTATTTCCCCGCCAAGGAGATCTGGCGGTCCCTCAGGACCCGGGACCGCAAAGCCGCCATTCCCCGCGTCGAGCGGCTCAATTCGGAAACAGAGCGCGTAATCACCCTGATCCGGAGCCGAGCATTGAACAGAGCAGAAATCCACCGCGTTGTAAAAACCTACCTAGAGCGAACCCTGGACGGCCTAGAGCATCACAGGGAGAGCGGATCCACCCTTCACGATCTGGCCCAGGGCTCACCTCTCGACGTCTGGACCTGGAACGAGGACCTGATCCCCTTGGCTGGAGGGTTTCCGGATGCCCATGGGGGAAGTGTCCCACGGGCAGGGCGCGAGCAGCTCGTGAGCCACTACAAGCAGAAGGTAGAGGCACTCGAGGCCCAACTGGCAGGAAGGCACATCGACCTGTTCCTGGAAGAGCAGGCAAATGCCCTCATCGCGATCACCAAGGCAGATATCCCCACCTACAGCAGCAACGATCACGAAGGATTCGCCAACCACAGCCCCATGCCCCAGGAGTTCCGGGTGCTCTGTTTCGAGCTGCTCAAGGCCAAGATCTCAACCTACCGGATCGAGATCGAGCGGCTGATGGGCAACTACGATAATGCCTATGACAGAGCGACAGAGCGTTTGCTGGCGCCCCCCACGGACACGACTCCGAGCGTCCCTCCTGCGCCACCCGCGGACACATCTCCCAGCGTCCCTCCTGCACCGGCAGAGGCCACCCCGGGCCCAACCCTTACCGAGGTCATCGACATGTACATGGCCGAGATCCGCGAAAAGGGCCTCGAGGAAGTGACGTACGGGGAGTACGAAGATGCCTGCAGGCTTCTGGTGCGAATCATTGGTGAAAAGCCGGCGGCCGAACTCACCCGGGACGACATACGTACCTATCGGGACACAATACGCAAACTCCCCGCGCATATGAACAAGAGGCCAGAAACCAAAGGGAAAAGCATCGAGGCGGTCCTTGAAGTCGCCCAAAAGAAACGCCTCAAGCCCATCTCCGATGCTGCCGTGAAAAAAAAGCTAGGACAGGTGAAGGGCCTCGTCAAGTGGGCCAGCGGTGACGGTGTGCGGCTGATCCCGCATAATGTCGGCGACGGCGTAAACCTGCCAAAAACCACCAAGGGGCCAGTCCGTGAGCAGAAAAAACCCTACACTCAAAAGGACATCCAGGGGCTGGTCGATGGCCTGGTCGCCGAGAGGGAAAAAGGCACCTTCGAACAACACCCCGAACGGTACTGGGTCCCGCTGATCGGGATCTTCTCGGGGATGAGGCTCGAGGAGATCTGTCAGTTGCACACAGCGGATGTTCGCGAGGTCGAAGGGGTGTGGTGCTTCGACGTCGATTGGCTTGACGAGTCCGGCAAGGTGGCCAAACGCCTGAAGACCGGAAACGCGAAACGACTGGTCCCTGTCCATTCGACGCTTATCGGACTCGGCCTCCTGGAGTACCTTGACCACATAAAGCGTGCGGGACACCCACGCCTCTGGATGAAGTTGACCAAGACCGCCAGAGGAAAATACCAGAGGAACATCAAGGACTGGTACAATGGCGCAGATAACCGGCCGGGGTTCGAAAACCTCTATATCGACGACGACCCCAAAAAGTCATTTCACTCCACCCGCCACTCTTTCGCTAATGCACTCAAACAGGCTGGAGCCGACATGTTGGTTGCCGGCGAGGTCTTGGGACACAAGCTCGAGGGTCTTACCTTCGATAGATACGCAGATCCTTACCGAGTTGCGATCAAGAAGGCAGTGGTAGAACTCGCCCAGTACGGGGTGGAATTTGTGCCCCGCCTGGGGTGCTGGAACGACTGGCCTTGA
- a CDS encoding aminotransferase class IV produces the protein MIISIDGAFLDPGDARLPVDDGGFLYGDTLFETIKAVGKRFLLLQEHLDRLELSARLLDFPCDRKRLERTLTRATQHLSAPVSRVRLTLTRGSFEGLEFPQEKAARFILTASPWQEPDEEEREAGITCVFAPNRRVNPLSHLPQMKRGNYADCLYAANFAKSKGAREALFITDSRLLLEGATSNLFLVRGDTLATPPAGEVVLGGIMRRQILQVAAQLGLQTEERNIQVSELDDCDEAFITNSLVEVLPIAQVEGCRIARGELWKQLLGKIREQEENKAP, from the coding sequence ATGATCATCAGTATCGACGGCGCGTTTCTCGATCCCGGAGATGCCAGACTCCCCGTGGACGACGGCGGCTTCCTCTACGGCGACACCCTGTTCGAGACCATCAAGGCGGTCGGCAAGCGGTTTCTGCTGCTTCAGGAGCACCTCGACCGCCTGGAGCTCTCCGCCCGGCTGCTCGACTTCCCCTGCGACCGCAAGCGCCTCGAACGCACCCTGACCCGCGCCACCCAGCACCTGAGCGCCCCCGTCTCCCGGGTGCGCCTGACTCTGACCCGCGGCAGCTTCGAGGGGCTCGAGTTCCCCCAGGAAAAAGCCGCGCGCTTCATCCTCACCGCCAGCCCCTGGCAGGAGCCTGACGAGGAGGAGCGCGAGGCCGGCATCACCTGCGTTTTCGCCCCCAACCGCCGGGTCAACCCGCTGAGTCACCTGCCGCAGATGAAGCGCGGCAACTACGCCGACTGCCTCTACGCCGCCAACTTCGCCAAAAGCAAGGGGGCCCGCGAGGCGCTGTTCATCACCGATTCCCGGCTGCTGCTCGAAGGGGCGACCTCCAACCTGTTCCTGGTGCGCGGCGACACCCTGGCCACCCCCCCGGCAGGCGAAGTGGTCCTCGGCGGCATCATGCGCCGCCAGATCCTGCAGGTTGCCGCCCAACTCGGCCTGCAGACCGAAGAGCGCAACATCCAGGTCTCCGAGCTGGACGACTGCGACGAGGCCTTCATCACCAATTCCCTGGTCGAGGTCCTGCCCATCGCCCAGGTCGAAGGCTGCCGCATCGCCCGCGGTGAACTGTGGAAGCAGCTCTTGGGCAAAATCCGCGAACAAGAGGAAAACAAGGCCCCCTAA